One window of Bos mutus isolate GX-2022 chromosome 29, NWIPB_WYAK_1.1, whole genome shotgun sequence genomic DNA carries:
- the LOC102270011 gene encoding olfactory receptor 8B3: MAPGNGSFVTAFILVGLTDQLDVQVPLFFLFLLMYMVTVIGNLSLIILIGIHSHLHTPMYFFLLNLSFTDLCYSSVFTPKMLIDFLSKENIISYMGCMTQFYFFCFFVVSECYVLTSMSYDRYVAICKPLLYNTAMSPKVCFSLMLGSYLMAFSGAMAHTGCMLRLTFCDANTINHYFCDIHPLLQLSCTSTYVTELVVFIMACINIIVPSLTIFVSYGLILSSILHIKSTEGRSRAFSTCSSHIIAVSLFFGSGAFVYLKSSSTGSLDEGKISSVFYTNVVPMMNPLIYSLRNKDVKNALRKTLRRRKY; the protein is encoded by the coding sequence ATGGCTCCCGGGAATGGGTCTTTCGTGACTGCTTTCATCCTGGTGGGGTTAACAGATCAACTGGATGTCCAAGTTCCcttgtttttcctgtttctatTAATGTATATGGTCACTGTGATAGGAAATTTGAGCCTGATAATCTTAATTGGGATACATTCACATCtacacacccccatgtactttttcctccTTAACTTGTCCTTCACAGACCTCTGTTACTCTTCAGTATTTACACCCAAAATGCTGATAGATTTCTTATCGAAGGAGAATATTATCTCTTACATGGGGTGCATGACTCAGTTCtacttcttctgtttttttgttgtttctgaatGCTATGTGCTGACATCAATgtcctatgaccgctatgtggccatctgtaagccaTTATTATATAATACTGCCATGTCCCCTAAAGTGTGTTTCAGCCTTATGCTTGGTTCCTACTTGATGGCATTTTCTGGTGCCATGGCTCACACTGGATGCATGCTGAGACTAACCTTCTGTGATGCAAACACCATCAACCATTATTTCTGTGACATCCACCCTCTGCTTCAGCTCTCCTGCACAAGTACCTATGTCACTGAGCTGGTAGTTTTCATCATGGCGTGCATCAACATCATTGTGCCCAGTCTcaccatctttgtctcttatgGTCTCATCCTGTCCAGCATCCTCCACATCAAGTCCACGGAGGGCAGGTCCAGAGCCTTCAGCACCTGCAGTTCCCACATCATTgctgtttctctcttctttggaTCTGGGGCATTTGTGTATCTCAAATCATCTTCTACTGGATCTTTGGATGAGGGAAAAATCTCTTCTGTCTTTTATACCAATGTGGTTCCCATGATGAACCCCTTAATTTACAGTCTGAGgaacaaagatgttaaaaatgCTCTGAGAAAAACCCTGAGGAGAAGAAAGTATTGA
- the LOC102268060 gene encoding LOW QUALITY PROTEIN: olfactory receptor 8B3 (The sequence of the model RefSeq protein was modified relative to this genomic sequence to represent the inferred CDS: substituted 1 base at 1 genomic stop codon), with amino-acid sequence MSXGRMAPGNESSVTEFILLGLTQQPGLQLPLFFIFLAVYVVTVVGNVGLIILIGLNPHLHTPMYYFLFNLSFIDLCNSSVIIPKMLMSFVSQNIISYAECMTQLCFFSFFVIDECYILTSMAYDRYVAICKPLLYKVSMSHQVCLMLTAGVYAMGLGGTMAHTGCMLRLSFCDGNIINHYMCDIPPLLQLSCTSTSINELVVFIVVGVNVIVPSVTVSVSYTLILSNILHIRSAEGRSKAFSTCSSHIIAVSLFFGSATFMYLKPFPAGSLDEDKVSTVFYTIVGPMVNPFIYSLRNKDVQVALSKTIRKRVF; translated from the coding sequence ATGTCCTAGGGAAGAATGGCCCCAGGGAATGAATCTTCAGTGACTGAGTTTATCCTGTTGGGTTTAACACAGCAGCCAGGACTCCAGCtgcctctctttttcattttcttagcagTTTATGTGGTCACTGTGGTGGGGAACGTTGGCTTGATTATTCTTATTGGTCTGAACCCTCACCTGCACACTCCCATGTACTACTTTCTCTTCAACCTTTCTTTCATTGATCTCTGCAACTCCTCTGTCATTATCCCTAAAATGCTGATGAGTTTTGTAAGCCAGAACATCATCTCTTATGCAGAGTGCATGACTCAGCTctgcttcttctccttctttGTTATTGATGAGTGCTATATTTTGACATCAATGGCCTATGACCGATACGTGGCCATCTGTAAGCCCCTGCTCTACAAGGTCTCCATGTCCCATCAGGTCTGCCTCATGCTGACAGCGGGTGTATATGCGATGGGGCTTGGGGGTACCATGGCCCACACTGGGTGCATGCTGCGACTCTCCTTCTGTGATGGAAACATCATCAATCACTACATGTGTGAcattcctcctctcctccagctCTCCTGCACAAGCACCTCCATCAATGAGCTGGTGGTTTTCATTGTGGTGGGTGTCAATGTCATAGTCCCCAGTGTCACTGTCTCTGTTTCTTACACCTTGATCCTCTCCAACATCCTCCACATCCGTTCTGCAGAGGGCAGGTCCAAAGCCTTCAGTACCTGCAGCTCCCACATAATTGcggtttctcttttctttggatCAGCAACATTCATGTATCTCAAGCCTTTTCCTGCTGGGTCTCTGGATGAAGATAAAGTGTCCACAGTTTTTTACACCATTGTGGGGCCAATGGTGAATCCTTTCATTTACAGTCTGAGGAACAAAGATGTCCAAGTTGCACTGAGTAAGACTATCAGGAAAAGGGTGTTCTGA